In Flavobacteriaceae bacterium, the following proteins share a genomic window:
- a CDS encoding DUF427 domain-containing protein: protein MEEKRHYAVIDPYNRKLTLKYKGNILAETTDALILKEVGKGVYNPVLYFPKDALKMELELESSRQSHCPIKGDATYWNIKDDYTNNYFAWSYEEEGVLPRAKKIKGYIAFNMEYVTLISEPI, encoded by the coding sequence ATGGAAGAAAAAAGACACTATGCAGTAATCGATCCTTATAACAGGAAGTTGACCTTAAAGTATAAAGGGAATATATTAGCAGAAACTACCGACGCTTTAATCTTAAAAGAAGTTGGAAAAGGTGTTTATAATCCTGTATTATATTTCCCAAAAGATGCTCTAAAAATGGAATTGGAATTAGAATCTTCACGTCAAAGTCATTGCCCAATTAAAGGCGATGCTACTTATTGGAATATTAAAGATGATTATACTAATAATTATTTTGCTTGGAGTTATGAAGAAGAAGGTGTATTACCTCGTGCTAAAAAAATAAAGGGATATATTGCTTTTAATATGGAATATGTTACACTTATTTCGGAGCCAATTTAA